AAAAACTAGGAAAAAGTAGCAAAAGCTTTTCGACAAAATATTttttgaaccaaaccaaaaagaTGAACTTTGATGGTTTTGCTGTTTGAAAATatgattttgaaaaagaaaaatgtaaaAAAACCTCATTTGTCTCGTCTTTCTTCTAACATCATGTTTTTAATAttgacattttaacttttcatagCAGTAGTTAACAACAATGCTAAAAGATTAAAATTCCCAAACCATGATTTTTCAAAGCAACATTTTCCAAATGCACTTTTTTTCAGACCAAACTTTTTACAGCTGCAGCCATAATGCTAAGCTAAGCAATAATAAAGGTTGGACTAAAATGATAGATATATTACGCAAGATTTGATTTTGCAATGACAAAATCCAAAACTCAAAGAAATCAACTAGAATATTTACAGGTTTGATTTAATTCACTTGCCAATtactttttttcttattttaataaaacaacacTTTCAAATTCATGAACAAGTCGTTAGACCTGCTTATTTGCAGCTGAAGAACGACCATGAGAAGCAAAATATTCTTTTGGAAGCCTATCAAGCTTGaacctttaaaaaaaaacaaaaaccaacagtttcttttattttctttcacttTCTCAACAACCAAATAGAAAACTACTATGTTAAATCAAAGACAAAGAGAAAAGGCAATTACAAAATAGATCACAAGCATTCATAACCGAAACAAGCACATTCATCCACAAAAATGTCCAGTAATTAAAATCTAGGTTACTTAATTCACTACTCCCTCTCTCTCAATTTCCTCAAAAACTTTAATCTAGGTTTCTTGACGACCATTTCAAGATCCTTTGAGTCCTCTCAAACCAACCACACTGACTACTCATAATTGTTGCGGCTCATCTATGGCCTCTCAAACCCACATATCTCTCGATTTCAAGATTGCTGTTATCGGTTGGGGCTCTCAGGTACCAAACCAAACCCCTAGAATttgatttttatcatttttttatcaACAACGAAAAGAACAAAGATTAGAGATTTTTGAAACCGATCGGTTTCAATTTCAAGCTTGTTTTCGGTATTTCTCTTTCCTAAAAATTTGAGTTTGGGAATCCCTAAATCATTCAGGTTTCTTCCCTAGCTAAAGAAACTGAGGAAAGCATAAAATTTCAGGCATAAAATCTGTAGAGAAGTAAggaacaagaagaaaaaaaagagttttATGCCATACCTTAAGCCAAGACCCAGCGAAGAGGAATGGCATAATCCTGAGAAAGAGAGAAATATAGGAAATTAAACAGCAGCCTAAGAAAATGAAATATGCGACGGGCTAGAAAATGAAGAACAGAAGAAGTAAAAGAAATGAATAAAGGAAGAATGAGAGACTTTTACCTAAATGTCTTACCTAGATGGTATAATCCGTATGACAATTTCCCAAAAAAGTAAGATATTTTACCTGTGTCTTGGAAATCATTTTCCAAATGGAAAATGTTTTAAGGCAAACAAACATTGGAAAACCGGAAaaatattttccataaaatatttTCCTGGCAAAAAAACGCACCCTTATTCATAGAAATAAGTACTGATCTAATACAAAAATCATTATTCAAAATAGGAAAAATATTCGGTACACTATTAGTGGAATTTTTAGACTCTACAAGCAAGATTAGGGGTTTGACAAGTGTCTTATAGggatatagtaaaatatttaagGGTTAAATATAACATTGGCACATGAACTTGTCAACTTCCCCCAAATTGGTTCTTATGAATTTTTTTGTCCCAGATTAGTACCCAAGCTATTTTTCAGTAAACTAATTCGGTACTTGAATTTAACGGCGTTCAATTTAGGACACGTGGTACTCTGAAATAAAGACACGTGGCATTAATAATGTCATTGTAACATTCCCTAACCTTAAaccgtcgccgaaacagggttacggagcattaccgaacatatcggacaatttactaataattcacaaatcaataacatacatagtataatttaattattaaggtCCCTacaatggaccctcgaggtccaaaacacgtattaaaagtggAACGGGACTAGTTCAAGTACTCCGGAAATTCTTtttcataaattattattattttactcaaTATAACCTCTTTATAAACATCTAATCTTCCCTACAATTTTCAAACTGCAACCAATATAACAAACCATACATTTCCACACTCAAACATACCTAACTATGCCTACAACATTAATTTAACAATTTATCTACttgattgataaaaaaaaaaacaatttatcTACTTGACCACTCATAAATAActttataattgaactaataatttcattcatttcCCATTTTAGTTTCATGCCACATTTTACCGAATATGTCATACTAATTCATTTCATACTTATAACCCATATTAGACATCATTTTACAACCAAAGTTTCAAAACTTAAGTACATAATTTATACAATACCTAAGTacacaatttatacaataccaaagtacatgccacttttaccaAAAGAGGAATTACATCATCAAATTGTCTCTGAAGTCGGGATTGATCTGAATGTTGAACCGGGACCTTTGACTTCTActgacctgcgcacggaaacaaccgtacgctgagcaTGCCTACCATAATCCAAACtataataacaaataataatgtataaacatataaatatcaaacatataataatttattaatatatattaattcatactttaactttcaaattttcaacaataACAATTTATCAAATtgatatcacatatcatcaaacTGCACTCAATCATCTCATGAACCTTTAGTTCATGTCTTTCATTTTCAGTCTCCATTCAATTCACAATTTCAACTTTCTCATTTCTTCAATAAATCAATCGATCAATTTCATTCGTTTTATCATTTCATTTGCTTACCCcaattaacaagactcggaccttggcggatacatgaattccaaccaaacacaccagaataaaccacccaaacacaccaaaataaaccacccaaacacaccagaacgGCACTAAGAGCCTCTTCGAATAGTCCGAAAAAATATAATGACATCAGTGTCTCCTCGGCCAAGCCGAAAAATCTCCAAATCctttcaatcctatggcatgtcaactatatccgactcagcccgactattTAATAGGGTATTCCagttctcaattcaatttcactttcaattcaatatacaattcaactcaatatatttttcatttcaatccacatgcaattcaatttcaatacatATTAATCATGTAACtcaatttcatacaattcaataaTACACTTACCTCATAATTTACTTATCAACTACATAATTTAGATATAACATTTAAtagtaaataatttgaattataataaTACAAACCGTGATTTTCTTATGTCTACTcctcgataactttttcctttcctttttgaGCTGATGCCTTTGATTCTTTGCTAGctacataaattaaaataatttatactattaatacaacactaatttatattaaataattgaatttctattcaactTCTTCCTTaatttcaatttgatcctaactaaattcacttacttttctatctcaattcataccttatttctactcaattttctaccaaatttaacTTAACTATCTAATGTTCTCCATAAAacctaatttcaaaaaaaaatttcaatttaatccctctaacacaaaacttatagcttactttacaatttaatcctttaatcaattctaactagaaattctatcaattaaacccctaattcatcaatttgttcaacatgaatcatgctcaaaaatctaaaaacttccaaaattttaacttaaattcaacaAAACTTTATTCTAAGGCTTCAAagacatcaaaattaaaagaaaaggacttaattgacttaccaaatcaAAGCTTAAATCCTTAAaccctagtttttcctttttcttttctttttctcatttccCTGCTCTGTTTCGAAATGgctattctgtttctttccttccatttgttttctttttactttttttatactttataataataataataataataataataataataataataataataataataataataataataaatatattttaacttaaattttaagtaattaaatatttaatttacaattgtacaaatataattattacacatgtatattttattaccatacaattttctttattttaatttatttcataatataataatataattaatataaattacaatttgaataaatagtaatatattttataattaattaacataaaaatctaagatttttatacACATTTGTCGCCTCATTTAATGGAATAGGGCCTAGTTGGTCCCTATTTCTtccttttaatctacaattaaacttttaacctttattcactttagtcttttcttactaattactctaaattaggCTAAATTCAcgtaattaaaacataattaaacacaccactagactcataaatatttttaataattatttatgagtTCGGTTTACTAAGACAGAGGCCCGATAATGTACTTTtccgatgcccgtgaatttttggtcattacatttctccccccattaataaatttcgtcctcgaaattttacctgcgAAAAGATGAGGATACTGCGCTTTAATTGTTTCTTCCGgttcccaagttgcttcttccACATTATGATTTctccacaacactttcactaaaggaacCTGTTTATTTATTAACTCTTTTACTTCTCGAGCTAATATCTGCACTGACTCTTCTTCATAAGATAAATCAGATCGAATTTCGATGTCTTCAATGGGAATAACATgagaaggatccgatctatatctccaaagcatagaaacatgaaaaacatcgtgaatcttttgtAACTCTGGAGGCAAAGCTAGTCGATAAGCAACCGGTCCAATCCTTTCTATAATTTTATACGGCCCAATATAAcgaggactcaattttccttttcagcCAAACCTCAAGACCTTCTTCCAAGgcaataccttgaggaacactttatcaccaacagAATACTCTATGTCTTgccgtttcaagtccgcataaggTTTTTATCTATCGAAGGCTGCTTTCAGTCTATCTTTAATCTTTTTAACTGTTTCCTCTGTCTCCTGAATTAACTTTGTTCcaattacttttctttcattTAATTCTGTCTACCATACCGACGATCTACACCTTcgaccatatagagcttcatacGGGGCCATTTGAATActagattgaaaactattattataaacaaattcagCCAATggtaaataacgttcccaacctaATTCAAAGTCAATGATACAAGCCCGTAACATGTGTTCTAATATCTGAATCACCCGTTCAGACTGCCCATCGGTTTGAGGATAAAATGCAATACTAAAATTAAGTCGATTACTTAGAGAATTGTGCAATTGCCTCCAAAATCTTAATGTAAATCGTGGATCCCAGTCTAAGATTATCGATGTAGGAATAcaatgtaatctcacaatttcctgAATATAAATCTCAGCAAGCTTCTACAAAGACCGATCAATTCTAATTGCTAAATGAGCTGACTTCGTGAGTCGATCCAcaattacccagatggcattctTTTTACTCGCTGACAGTGGCAATCCCGTAACAAAATTCATAGTAATGCaatctcatttccactcaggaatactaataggctgtaacaaacctgtaGGTACCTGATGTTGTGCTTTTACCCgttgacaagtcagacatttaccaACATACTCGACTATATCTTTCTTCATCCTCGCCACCAattgtaatttatattaattatattattatattatggaataaattaaaatatagccaattgtatggtaataaaatatacatgtgtaataattaCATTTGTACaattgtaaattaaatatttaattacttaaaatttaagttaaaagatatttatattaattattattattattattattattattattataaagtataaaaatttaaaagaaaacaaatgGAAGGAAagaaacaaatataaatataactaattaatataaatatattttaacttaaattaatataaatatattttaacttaaattttaagtaattaaatacttaatttacaattgtacaaatataattattacacatgtatatttttattaccatacaattgtacAGATTTTACAGGAAAAACAATTGTATAAGAAGttgagtaaatgtgaattctagttatcTGAGGTtgtgggacatgtggtatctgctgaagggattagagttgatccgaagaAGATTGAGGTGATTGTTCAATGGAAGGCACCAAGGATTGTATCTGAGGTACGTAGCTTCCAAGGATTAGCTGGATACTATAGGAGATTTGTTAATGAATTTTTGAAAATAGCATTACCGATGACAGAGCTGCTACAAAAGAATGTTCCTTTCATTTGGGATGATCAGTGCCAGAGGAGTTTTGAGACATTGAAGCAAATGTTAACCAAGGCACCAGTTCTGACCTTACCGGAGTCAGGAAAGGACTTTGTTGTATACAATGATTTCTCTGAGCAGTTTGGGctatgtattgatgcaagatggaaaagtaatagcttatgcatcTCGACAGCTGAAGCCACATGAGTGCAGCTACCCGACACACGATTTGGAGTTAGCTGCAGTAatctttgcattgaagattttgaggcattacttgtatggtgagaaatgttacatttatactgatcataagatCCTTAAATAACTTCTGTCacaaaaagagttgaatttgaggcaaagacaGTTGATTTAACTTCTGAAAGATTACGATTGTGTTATAGATTACCATCGGAGAAAGGCAAATATAGTAGCAGATGCATTGAGCAGAAAAGCTGCGGTTGAATTACAGATAATGTTTGCTCAACTTAGTATTAATGATGATGAAAGCTTGTTAGCTAAACTAAGGGTTAAGCCGATAATGTTTGACCAGTTTAAAAATCTACATgtgtaataattatataataattatataataattaattaacataaaatCTACATGcgtaataattatattattattattattattaaaataaagtataaaatttttaaaaagaaaacaaatggAAGGAAagaaacaaatataaatataattaattaatataaatatcttttaacttaaattttaagtaattaaatatttaatttacaattgtacaaatataattattacacatgtatatttttattaccatacaattgtctttattttaatttattccataATATAATAatctaattaatataaattacaatttgaataaataataatatattttataattaattaacataaaaatataagattttTATACACATTTGTCGCCTCATTTAATGGAATAGGCTTAATTGCCTATTTGGTCCCTACTTCTtccttttaatctacaattaaacTTTTAACCTTTATTCACTTTAGTCTCTTCTTACTAATTATTCTAAATtaggctaaattcacttaattaaaacataattagacacaccactagactcataaatatttttaataattattaatgaGTTTGGTTTACTAAGACAGAGGCTTGATAATGTACTTTTTCGATgctcgtgaattttgggtcattacagttATTCTGACATAATCAtttgagaaaattttaaaatatatttaaaaattcaaaaaataataatataaaaaatcaaaatatataaaactaaaaaaatctttcaaaaaaaaatctaaattcaAATGAGCCCTGCTCATTATGTTCATTTGGATCATCCTCCTCTCACCTTTTCTCATATCTACATTTGAACTCCCATTCACAAGCTCGACTAGGTGGATTTGGGGTGGTCTATAAAGGGCTATTGTAGGATAATATGGAAATTGCAGTGACTTTTTCCAAAAACATTAAGGATAAAGATGATTCTTTAGTTGAACTTACCATCATCAATCAGTTACATCTTTTTCCCTTATTATGTAACTTTTATATTTCTTGGAGGAATCAAAATATGGGAAGAAGATGAATCTTCTAATGGTGCTATTCGTCGAAGAAGATGTCACAATCTAACCATGATGGtaaaagtgaaaagttagggttttttttccaaaaaagagGAAAATGaatactttttcaatttaattaaattaaaattttgtaaaatatttacTTATTTGCTTTCTTCCTATTAAGAAAAATTCTGATCTCAATAGTCTTTAGATAATAAAAGGTTTGTTTCCTTTTGGTAAAACTTATCTAACATTAACAAATCAATCCCGGCCCACTCACGGTGCATGGTGAGAAGAAAAGTAGAGAAGTATTGGAGAGATAGATTGGGTTTGAGCTTCAGTAGAACTAAGGAAAGCTTGTTGATGAGGTTTGTTTGAGCAGGTAGCTTGTCAGTGTGCCAAACATAATGATGGCAACATGCAAGTTTGAAACCCAATAAAATTGCAAAAATCTACTTTGAAAAATAGCTAGCAACATTTACAGAAGATGGGTTTCTAGTTTAAAGGGAACTTAAACTTTGAAGTACAAAATAGGCTTAAGAAATGATTTTTGTACTTAAATAAGAGAATTAAAAATAGATTAATGGAAaggtttagaaaagaaaaattggTGGGTGGGAGTTGTTCGCAAAGATTTTTAGAAAAAATAAGTGAAGGGAAAGAAGAGGAGAATAGGAAGGGAATCTTATTGTCGCCACTGCTATCGTATTAGTAGAAtaagaaagaagaggagaaagttATCTCCACCTAACTCTGGTGTCATTGTTGGTCGGAGAGCTCATCGGAGGAGGCCGGATGGTGGCCTTACAATAGTGTAGAAGCAGGGCGACTAGGGTAGgacaaataaaaagaagaaaagaaaaaaaagaaggaaaagagggaaaaggaaaagaaaaataaaaaaagaagtaCAAGTGGTATCCACGTAGCACCGCACAATTGGCCAGTGCTGCCACATCAGCAAAAAATTAACTTTGTTAGGTTGAGATACCAATATAGTGGATAAAAAAAAGTTTGGGTACCAATGTGGGAAAAAAAACCACGACTACTAATCTAAGAAAAGTGGACAAGTTCGAATACCAATTTTATATTGAacgcaaaattaaaaaaaaatagatatttAGAAAAAGGAGACACATGTCAATTTTTTAAGGTTGCTTGTAGAATAAAAAATGTAACGACCCAGTTTCTAGTGGAATCATAAATTACGATTTCTGGACCTCGTTTCTGTAAACTGAgtttgtaaattttaaataaggACATTTACGAAGTTAATTTATAGGTGAATTGAAAATTGGTTAGGCAATTTAACCGAAGTTATGGTTAGTTAAGGTTCAGGGATGAAATTGTAAAGTCTAACcgttatagatttttaattaggaaaTAGTTTGAGGACTTAGATAGCAATTTTCCAAAGGGCCAAAATGGTTAATAAACcatttttaaatatatgttaGTGGACAGTAatgatgtatgctaattaacttAAGTAATTAAAGACTAATtaactaaaacataattaaaattaacaCTTAAtctaggtatatatatatatatatatatatgaagttaGTGGAAGGAAAGATGTAATTTCATCTTCTCCAACCGGCCAAAGCAAAGAAACAAAACGGGGGGACACCATTTCTGGGTTTTAAGCTATTTGACCATTTAATTCAAGTAAGTCACTAaccatttttctttgatttttatagaaaatgaatcatgggaacttgatttagctatctcatgtaccaatttgtaaaaccgTTAAAGTTTTAGGGATGGTCATTGTTAGTTTCTTGAAGAACTAGATGTGAAATCGATAGAAATTAAGTTTAGtttaagaaaatgactaaattgtaaagcttaattgttgattttgtacattaaggaccaaattgaataaaatgcaaaactatCATACAATTTTGATAGGATCAGGCGGTAGAAGGTCACTAAATTATATGtgaaattagattttaatttgaAGCTCTAGATCGAAAGTTATGCTTGTCTCgagtttagagactaaattgagtaaattgaaaaatatgattgGCTTTATATTTGAATGTGATTTTGATGGAAATTGATAGCacattatttttgaattattattcatAGCTAAAGATGACATTGAGCCGTCAAGAGGGAAAGGAAAGACGAGAGCCGACAGGAGTGACGCAAActttcggtttgtatttctatgattCGAGATCAATTTAATTATTGCATATTCATGAAATTTTGCATTATATGGTGTTGAGGAGAGTTGTTAATGGTTATTTGAACTGGATTGCTATGGTTGAGATTGAATACCAAgacagggactaaattaaataaaataaaaaatagtatgATTTGGTTGGTATATGATATTTAGTATGAAACTAAGTTGAACTATATTATATGATGAAATGATGAATTGATCATAAATTGAGAATGGAAGATTGTGAATTGaactatatataataaataagaaaGGGGTTACCCTACTAGCTATTCTAATTGAgccggatatagttggcattTCATTGGGCCAGGATATTGATTGAAAATCATCACTGTTAGGCAACTCGGGGAGGTAGATTATATATGTAATTCATTATTTTTTAGCAACCTGAGGTGACGGATCCATGTATCCATTCTGAGTTTGTGCCTGGTTAATAGGGTTATAAAAATGTGAATTGGCCAAATAATatgtgaaattacatgtgatatATAACAACATGTGAAAGATCATACGAAATGATTTGAAAACGAGCCTTGGGAGTCAATTGAATATGAATGAGCTAATAAGCTTAGAAATGATGAGATGAAAATTCAGTGtgtgtataaatatatatgtatgtatacaaGTTGATGATTGTGTATGAATAAGGAAATGCTTATGAATGataatgtgaaatgaatgaaagATGATATGACAAGTATATATCtatatctatctatatatatatatatgagacatGATTCAATTACATGAATTGATCATTATGTTTATGCAATTAGTTTATATGctaaaaatgaaagaaatgataCCTTAATGTTGAGTAGCATAAATGTTATGTGTAGGTACTTCTGTAATGAATTGAAATGTAAAATGGATTTGTGCAAGTTATATGGTAATAGAAGTTTTGGCATGAGTATGTATAGAATTGGTCATATACATGTCTATATCAAAATGGAAGTGTTTTGACATGAAATGGCATGAGATTAGGTTATGAATTGAACTTGATTTGTAAGTACGCATTTGTTTAAGCTTGTTTTATATGGACTTGAATCATGGAAATGCCACTAAGCGTCTTCGCTCAATGTGCGGTTTGTTTTTTTCCTACACAGGTATAGCTAATCCCCGAGAATGCAAGCAGTAGATCCAGCATCTAGGAAGTGATCCCCGACTCAAAAAAGTTTGtataatttcattttgttttaaatATAGCTTATAACTAAGTTGAGTCAATTTTGCTCAATACATGTTCAAGTTATATTAGGACTTAGATTGATGAGTTAGAAATGGTTAATGGCTGAATTGTATAAATGAATTTGGCAATTAGTAGCTTAATATGAGAGGttgaaatacttgaattcatACTCAATAGTATATGTTCATTTGGTAATGTTTTGAAGTTGCATAGttgtaaattgtgaaattgaataattatggATGACAAATGATCATATGAATGATAAATCATGTTAGAAATGCATGTTTGAAATGGCAATTTGGTATTGATGgaacaaaaattttaggtaatGCAGGTTGGTGTCAATTTGGCCATTTTCAAGTCCGACGATCACATCGCGATGAGACCAAGTCAATATGTTGCGTCGCGAGGAATCCCCAAAGTCACGACGTCAACCCTAGATTTTGAAAACATTACAGTTTAATACTAATTTAACCTCCAGTTAACAatagagcttttgtaagctcgcaTAAGACCTAGAAATGAATATGTATCATTTTATATACTTGTTTTACTTATAATTGAATGTTTAATGGTTTAAATCGAATATAATTTAATAGTAATTGCTCCGGTAACTAATGTGGCACCTTGTAGCTCAAACCCGACAATTGGGTTGGATATGAagtgttacaaaaaaaaaaagtacactACCAATGTACCAAATATTCACCCTTCAAAATATCCCTTAATATAAATccataaattgtgaaaactaCATTTTTACTCATTTCtcgataaaaatagaaaaattacaatttaatcacTATACAATCAAATCTTTCCAATTTGGTCCCAAATATCATTCACATCGTACTAATGCAAATTTTAACTTATCCTTCTGCCTAGTGATGACGTCACGAAACTAACTAATATTTTGACAAGGCAAGCATACCTATCGATTAGTAGTATAGCTATTGTGAGTTCGGAAtattgtatccacgaggactaaaagtactagtaataactatctttctattatttagcctataattaaagggatttgttttaatctaaaattaaactaattaactatgaACGCGACAGAGATCGAATTTAGAAAATACTTAAGAAAACCAATGAGAGAgataatacccaggaaagaatccacctacacttcacttattattctgactctgaatcaaacgatttattcacttatcttgatccgtagaaatccctaaattatgttaatatctctttcaagactaagaacaactgactctaggttgattaattgaaatctctttctaattagaacccctatcgtcgcattaactcaatttatggattcccttattagatttgactctactccggtagatttatgtcgtcctatttctaggattgcatccaactccgcttaattatgctagatctactcctaaacagggacttttgctccactgaataagcacatcaaacttggattaatatcctgaaaatattaaggcaaggattaagaacacataattaagaacaagaacaagtatttatcgtgtaattcagataattaaataataagatccatcgtaggtttcatcctccctaggtatttagggagtttaattCATAACGTAAAAGGAAAACAtttcaaaaatagaaaaacaacaaaacataaagaaaccaaaaaacttcgagagaaattgaatggagatctttagtcttgaaggagatcctgcttctgagCTGAATCCGTTagcgttcttcgagtaatttctgtGTTCTACTCTACGTGTCCTTTAGGTTTACTTCtagtgtgtttatatagactttagaatgctcagaaaccctaaaaattggctttttttgCGTGTTTGGGAAACATGGAGCAACATCGACACGAGCTGCCACATGGG
This window of the Gossypium arboreum isolate Shixiya-1 chromosome 12, ASM2569848v2, whole genome shotgun sequence genome carries:
- the LOC108477980 gene encoding uncharacterized mitochondrial protein AtMg00860-like — encoded protein: MAFFLLADSGNPLSEVVGHVVSAEGIRVDPKKIEVIVQWKAPRIVSEVRSFQGLAGYYRRFVNEFLKIALPMTELLQKNVPFIWDDQCQRSFETLKQMLTKAPVLTLPESGKDFVVYNDFSEQFGLCIDARWKSNSLCISTAEAT